One genomic window of Desulfobulbaceae bacterium includes the following:
- a CDS encoding 2-hydroxyacyl-CoA dehydratase — MQDFEVKAYPEMWHELNMDVERFDKARQMLGGAYTKIFLSQANRPQKMAYFDEMISEIFGGRVKELMQAKKEGRPVVGTFCVYIPEEIVVAANGICVGLCGGSPGSIPDAEKILPRNICPMVKSAFGFKAGRICPYFQVVDFVYGETTCDAKKKTWEILDRLVPTYVMEIPQMKKERDRTLWLEEVKDFKAKIEAVSGKTISSEQLAEAIKILNGKRQALQRLTKLRAANPAPISGKDALLIEQIAFYDEPVRFAAKVNELCDELDARAAKGEGILPKSALRVMVSGTPMALPNWKIHNLVESAGAVIVNEESCIGTRYFKDLITEGSLDMEKQLAALTDRYMRIDCSCFTPNDERVTQVLKEYKDSAAQGIIHYSLQFCHTYNIEEIKIREACQREGIPYLSIESDYSPDDVGQLQTRIEAFLEQVEG, encoded by the coding sequence AAATTTTCCTGTCCCAGGCCAATCGGCCACAAAAGATGGCCTATTTCGACGAGATGATTTCGGAAATCTTCGGAGGGCGGGTCAAAGAGCTGATGCAGGCCAAAAAGGAAGGCCGTCCTGTGGTTGGCACCTTCTGCGTCTATATCCCGGAGGAGATTGTGGTAGCGGCAAACGGCATCTGCGTAGGCCTCTGCGGCGGTTCCCCTGGCTCCATTCCCGATGCCGAAAAAATTCTGCCCCGCAACATCTGCCCCATGGTCAAATCAGCCTTCGGATTCAAGGCAGGCCGCATTTGCCCATATTTCCAAGTCGTTGATTTCGTTTATGGTGAGACGACTTGCGACGCCAAGAAAAAGACCTGGGAGATTCTCGACCGCCTGGTGCCAACCTATGTCATGGAAATCCCCCAGATGAAAAAGGAGCGGGATCGCACCTTGTGGCTTGAGGAGGTCAAGGACTTCAAGGCCAAGATCGAGGCGGTCAGCGGCAAGACTATCAGCTCCGAACAACTGGCTGAGGCTATCAAAATCCTTAACGGCAAGCGCCAAGCTCTGCAACGCCTCACTAAGCTGCGGGCGGCAAACCCGGCTCCCATCAGCGGCAAAGATGCACTGCTCATCGAGCAAATCGCCTTTTACGATGAGCCCGTCCGCTTCGCGGCCAAGGTCAATGAACTGTGCGACGAGTTAGATGCCCGCGCAGCCAAGGGCGAAGGGATACTCCCCAAGAGCGCGTTGCGGGTGATGGTGTCCGGCACCCCTATGGCCCTGCCTAACTGGAAGATTCACAACCTGGTTGAGAGCGCCGGTGCGGTTATTGTCAATGAAGAGTCCTGCATCGGCACTCGCTACTTCAAAGACCTCATCACCGAGGGTAGCCTGGACATGGAAAAACAACTGGCAGCGCTCACTGACCGCTACATGCGAATCGACTGCTCGTGCTTCACACCCAATGACGAACGGGTGACGCAGGTCTTGAAGGAGTATAAGGATTCAGCAGCTCAAGGCATCATTCACTATTCTTTACAGTTCTGCCACACCTATAACATTGAGGAGATCAAGATTCGCGAGGCCTGCCAACGTGAAGGGATTCCCTATCTCTCTATCGAAAGTGATTACTCGCCGGACGATGTCGGCCAGTTGCAGACCAGGATCGAGGCCTTCCTGGAACAGGTTGAGGGATAA
- a CDS encoding 3-hydroxyacyl-ACP dehydratase yields MDIGIDLGSRALKMAVFDGDELLECRMVESGFTPHQQAEELLKGLKPHRVIATGYGRHLAHKNFASGVITEIKAHSLGARYFFPQAMTILDVGGQDSKVITLNREGKVVNFQMNDKCAAGTGRFLEIMAASLGYTLAEFGPMALSSDHEAPINSMCTVFAESEVISLKNHGVPAADIARALHLAVVSRLVGMVRRMEESATLVFTGGVARNPAIVSLLQERLGVEVFVPSLPEHAGAVGAALHARTL; encoded by the coding sequence ATGGATATTGGTATTGATCTCGGCTCACGGGCCTTGAAGATGGCCGTGTTCGATGGCGACGAACTGCTTGAATGCCGGATGGTGGAGAGCGGCTTCACCCCGCACCAACAGGCGGAAGAACTGCTTAAGGGGTTAAAGCCTCATCGGGTGATCGCCACCGGCTATGGGCGGCATCTGGCCCACAAGAACTTTGCCAGCGGCGTCATCACCGAGATCAAGGCCCATAGCCTGGGGGCACGCTATTTTTTCCCTCAGGCCATGACTATTCTCGATGTCGGCGGTCAGGACTCCAAGGTCATCACTTTGAATAGAGAAGGCAAGGTTGTCAATTTTCAGATGAACGACAAGTGCGCCGCTGGCACTGGCCGTTTTTTGGAAATCATGGCTGCCAGCTTGGGTTATACCCTGGCTGAGTTTGGGCCGATGGCCCTCTCGTCGGACCATGAAGCGCCAATCAACAGCATGTGCACAGTCTTTGCCGAATCTGAAGTGATTTCGCTCAAGAATCATGGCGTGCCTGCTGCCGATATTGCCCGTGCCCTGCACCTGGCGGTGGTCAGCCGTTTGGTCGGCATGGTCAGACGGATGGAAGAGAGCGCCACCCTTGTCTTCACCGGTGGCGTGGCCCGAAACCCAGCCATTGTCTCCCTGCTCCAGGAACGGCTGGGAGTCGAAGTGTTTGTCCCTTCTCTGCCCGAGCACGCTGGCGCGGTCGGAGCCGCCCTCCACGCCAGAACTCTATGA